In Xiphias gladius isolate SHS-SW01 ecotype Sanya breed wild chromosome 5, ASM1685928v1, whole genome shotgun sequence, the following are encoded in one genomic region:
- the fam168b gene encoding myelin-associated neurite-outgrowth inhibitor: MNPVYSPAPTGVPFTNTKGIGYPAGFPVGYAAAAPAYTPNVYAGANAAFPGGYAPGTSFKMSCSPNTGTVPPYSSSPNPYPAAVYPVRSTYAQQNPYAQALIPSQQQGTYYTQPLYAAPPHVIHHTTVVQPNGMPAAMYAPPMPPPRPSGVAMGMVAGTTMAMSAGTLLTTPSPAPVAPHPVTMPTYRPPGTPSYSYVPPQW, from the exons ATGAATCCGGTGTACAGCCCTGCGCCAACGGGGGTCCCCTTTACCAACACCAAGGGTATAGGCTACCCAG CTGGATTCCCCGTTGGCTACGCGGCAGCTGCTCCAGCATACACTCCCAATGTGTACGCAGGAGCAAACGCAGCCTTCCCCGGCG GCTACGCTCCGGGCacttctttcaaaatgtcctgCTCTCCCAACACGGGGACCGTCCCGCCGTACTCCTCCTCACCCAACCCCTACCCTGCTGCCGTTTACCCCGTCAGGAGCACCTACGCCCAGCAGAACCCGTATGCGCAG GCATTAATACCCTCACAACAACAAGGCACTTACTACACGCAGCCGCTGTACGCCGCGCCGCCTCATGTCATTCATCACACAACGGTGGTCCAGCCCAACGGGATGCCTGCGGCCATGTATGCCCCCCCCATGCCTCCTCCCCGCCCCAGCGGTGTCGCCATGGGGATGGTAGCCGGCACCACCATGGCCATGTCCGCCG GAACTCTGTTGACAACCCCATCACCAGCCCCCGTTGCCCCCCACCCGGTCACGATGCCCACGTATCGGCCTCCCGGCACGCCCAGCTACAGCTACGTGCCCCCCCAGTGGTGA
- the rbbp8 gene encoding DNA endonuclease RBBP8 isoform X3, producing the protein MSSPGPSSGTNGPDQLFEDLWRRLGECHRDALQENERNGLKDENRKLHAELQRLQVSRSEPRRSSTPQQEEGVIPDSPVLLGSLPAANKLRKRKNVVKSRHVRYAEVPLPQCDSSLFSGLSKEPADASKNPGRAEVLVPDTCELDTTQIPKDVKQCMEEAIAETCVLQRLDQHHAKTEWTAGQQSSSKTPWKKDVRLKPYCSSGWSTLIHSPDLTTERSPSLLPRVKRFSDDGSVNRAKRKKEEAEPEVQEDAKRGIQEGVDTQKEAKRTQPEPIKRSATPLSNQSFTKQLLDSKVQSALHGASSPRPSVSGASPAFKKPNGKVKGEGAGVGKKRNPLQDLNASPDQHEAEDAERKHKVEPTWSVDPALALSTYDSEWRGDEQEEIHGEPADTDCTWVSHSLLQCRDRGDSVSGLGQKANDSLDLMFDTTAYGEYKSYNGSQLGQSQPCDDDDDYDDEEEGEKDSGRDSPDKASAQSKARHPTFAHVAVVRKKDERRKLKGTTCKECEIYYAHLSEEEKQKKLSACSRHRFLYIPPCTPENFWEVGFPSTQTCIERGYIKEEKNPQVRSRRRQPFNALFSQQQERNQQES; encoded by the exons ATGAGCAGCCCGGGACCGAGCAGCGGGACCAACGGACCGGATCAGCTCTTTGAAGATTTATGGCGACGGCTCGGAGAGTGCCACCGGGACGCGCTTCAAG AGAACGAAAGAAATGGCCTCAAGGATGAAAACCGAAAACTACATGCTGAACTGCAGCGGTTACAGGTGTCTCG CTCAGAGCCCCGGCGGTCCTCAACCCCACAACAGGAAGAAGGCGTCATCCCGGACTCGCCGGTCCTGCTGGGCTCGCTGCCCGCGGCgaacaaactgaggaaacgtAAAAATGTGGTCAAAAGCAGGCACGTCCGCTATGCAGAAGTGCCTCTACCGCAGTGCGACAGCTCGCTCTTCAGCG GGCTGAGTAAGGAGCCTGCTGATGCCTCAAAGAATCCCGGGAGAGCAGAAGTGCTCGTACCCGACACGTGTGAACTGGACACAACCCAAATCCCAA AAGACGTGAAGCAGTGTATGGAGGAGGCGATCGCAGAAACCTGTGTTCTCCAACGTCTTGACCAGCATCACGCG AAAACTGAATGGACTGCAGGGCAGCAGAGCAGCTCAAAAACTCCCTGGAAGAAAGATGTTCGTTTAAA GCCTTACTGCTCCTCCGGTTGGTCCACGCTGATCCACAGTCCAGACCTGACCACAGAAAGGTCCCCGTCTCTTCTGCCCCGGGTCAAGAGGTTTTCAGACGATGGCTCCGTTAACAGAGCAAAACGCAAGAAGGAGGAAGCTGAGCCGGAGGTGCAAGAGGACGCCAAACGCGGGATCCAGGAAGGGGTGGACACACAGAAGGAAGCCAAACGCACACAACCTGAACCGATCAAACGGAGCGCCACCCCTTTAAGCAATCAAAGCTTCACGAAGCAGCTACTGGACAGCAAG GTTCAGTCAGCACTACATGGGGCCTCCAGCCCAAGGCCAAGTGTTTCCGGTGCTAGTCCTGCCTTCAAGAAGCCAAACGGGAAGGTTAAAGGGGAAGGGGCCGGTGTTGGGAAGAAAAGGAACCCCCTGCAGGATCTGAACGCTTCACCTGACCAACATGAAGCAGAGGATG CCGAGAGGAAGCACAAGGTGGAGCCCACGTGGAGCGTGGACCCTGCACTCGCCCTGTCCACGTACGACAGTGAGTGGAGAGGAGACGAG CAAGAAGAGATTCACGGAGAACCGGCAGATACCGACTGCACTTGGGTCAGTCACAGCTTACTCCAGTGCCGGGACAGAGGGGACAGTGTGTCCG GGCTCGGCCAGAAGGCTAATGACAGTCTGGATTTGATGTTTGACACCACAGCTTACGGGGAGTACAAGTCTTACAACGGTTCACAACTAGGCCAGAGCCAGCCCTGTGACGACGACGACGACTacgatgatgaagaggagggcGAAAAGGACAGTG GACGAGATTCTCCCGACAAGGCTTCAGCTCAAAGTAAAGCACG ACACCCGACATTTGCGCACGTGGCAGTAGTTCGCAAGAAAGACGAGAGGAGAAAACTGAAGGGCACTACCTGCAAGGAATGTGAGATT tATTACGCTCATCtctcagaggaggaaaaacagaaaaagttgtCTGCGTGCTCGAGGCACCGCTTTCTTTACATTCCTCCCTGTACTCCTGAAAACTTCTGGGAAGTTGGATTCCcatcaacacaaacatgcatcGAAAGAG GTTATATCAAGGAAGAGAAGAATCCTCAGGTACGTTCACGGAGAAGACAACCGTTCAACGCTTTGTTCTcccagcagcaggagagaaacCAGCAGGAGAGCTGA
- the rbbp8 gene encoding DNA endonuclease RBBP8 isoform X2, with product MSSPGPSSGTNGPDQLFEDLWRRLGECHRDALQELEAKVSRLKKERCLDAQRLEVFYNRNQQLKEQNKSLQDAVGLLEERLRAGECDRCATAEENLKSNRDQNLQLVANLENERNGLKDENRKLHAELQRLQVSRSEPRRSSTPQQEEGVIPDSPVLLGSLPAANKLRKRKNVVKSRHVRYAEVPLPQCDSSLFSGLSKEPADASKNPGRAEVLVPDTCELDTTQIPNVKQCMEEAIAETCVLQRLDQHHAKTEWTAGQQSSSKTPWKKDVRLKPYCSSGWSTLIHSPDLTTERSPSLLPRVKRFSDDGSVNRAKRKKEEAEPEVQEDAKRGIQEGVDTQKEAKRTQPEPIKRSATPLSNQSFTKQLLDSKVQSALHGASSPRPSVSGASPAFKKPNGKVKGEGAGVGKKRNPLQDLNASPDQHEAEDAERKHKVEPTWSVDPALALSTYDSEWRGDEQEEIHGEPADTDCTWVSHSLLQCRDRGDSVSGLGQKANDSLDLMFDTTAYGEYKSYNGSQLGQSQPCDDDDDYDDEEEGEKDSGRDSPDKASAQSKARHPTFAHVAVVRKKDERRKLKGTTCKECEIYYAHLSEEEKQKKLSACSRHRFLYIPPCTPENFWEVGFPSTQTCIERGYIKEEKNPQVRSRRRQPFNALFSQQQERNQQES from the exons ATGAGCAGCCCGGGACCGAGCAGCGGGACCAACGGACCGGATCAGCTCTTTGAAGATTTATGGCGACGGCTCGGAGAGTGCCACCGGGACGCGCTTCAAG AGCTGGAGGCAAAAGTGAGCAGGCTGAAAAAGGAGCGCTGTTT AGACGCCCAGAGGCTCGAGGTGTTTTACAATCGCAACCAGCAGCTGAAGGAGCAGAACAAGAGCCTGCAGGATGCCGTCGGTCTCTTGGAGGAAAG GCTGCGAGCAGGAGAGTGTGATCGGTGTGCCACCGCAGAGGAGAACCTGAAAAGCAACCGGGACCAGAATCTGCAGCTCGTCGCCAACCTGG AGAACGAAAGAAATGGCCTCAAGGATGAAAACCGAAAACTACATGCTGAACTGCAGCGGTTACAGGTGTCTCG CTCAGAGCCCCGGCGGTCCTCAACCCCACAACAGGAAGAAGGCGTCATCCCGGACTCGCCGGTCCTGCTGGGCTCGCTGCCCGCGGCgaacaaactgaggaaacgtAAAAATGTGGTCAAAAGCAGGCACGTCCGCTATGCAGAAGTGCCTCTACCGCAGTGCGACAGCTCGCTCTTCAGCG GGCTGAGTAAGGAGCCTGCTGATGCCTCAAAGAATCCCGGGAGAGCAGAAGTGCTCGTACCCGACACGTGTGAACTGGACACAACCCAAATCCCAA ACGTGAAGCAGTGTATGGAGGAGGCGATCGCAGAAACCTGTGTTCTCCAACGTCTTGACCAGCATCACGCG AAAACTGAATGGACTGCAGGGCAGCAGAGCAGCTCAAAAACTCCCTGGAAGAAAGATGTTCGTTTAAA GCCTTACTGCTCCTCCGGTTGGTCCACGCTGATCCACAGTCCAGACCTGACCACAGAAAGGTCCCCGTCTCTTCTGCCCCGGGTCAAGAGGTTTTCAGACGATGGCTCCGTTAACAGAGCAAAACGCAAGAAGGAGGAAGCTGAGCCGGAGGTGCAAGAGGACGCCAAACGCGGGATCCAGGAAGGGGTGGACACACAGAAGGAAGCCAAACGCACACAACCTGAACCGATCAAACGGAGCGCCACCCCTTTAAGCAATCAAAGCTTCACGAAGCAGCTACTGGACAGCAAG GTTCAGTCAGCACTACATGGGGCCTCCAGCCCAAGGCCAAGTGTTTCCGGTGCTAGTCCTGCCTTCAAGAAGCCAAACGGGAAGGTTAAAGGGGAAGGGGCCGGTGTTGGGAAGAAAAGGAACCCCCTGCAGGATCTGAACGCTTCACCTGACCAACATGAAGCAGAGGATG CCGAGAGGAAGCACAAGGTGGAGCCCACGTGGAGCGTGGACCCTGCACTCGCCCTGTCCACGTACGACAGTGAGTGGAGAGGAGACGAG CAAGAAGAGATTCACGGAGAACCGGCAGATACCGACTGCACTTGGGTCAGTCACAGCTTACTCCAGTGCCGGGACAGAGGGGACAGTGTGTCCG GGCTCGGCCAGAAGGCTAATGACAGTCTGGATTTGATGTTTGACACCACAGCTTACGGGGAGTACAAGTCTTACAACGGTTCACAACTAGGCCAGAGCCAGCCCTGTGACGACGACGACGACTacgatgatgaagaggagggcGAAAAGGACAGTG GACGAGATTCTCCCGACAAGGCTTCAGCTCAAAGTAAAGCACG ACACCCGACATTTGCGCACGTGGCAGTAGTTCGCAAGAAAGACGAGAGGAGAAAACTGAAGGGCACTACCTGCAAGGAATGTGAGATT tATTACGCTCATCtctcagaggaggaaaaacagaaaaagttgtCTGCGTGCTCGAGGCACCGCTTTCTTTACATTCCTCCCTGTACTCCTGAAAACTTCTGGGAAGTTGGATTCCcatcaacacaaacatgcatcGAAAGAG GTTATATCAAGGAAGAGAAGAATCCTCAGGTACGTTCACGGAGAAGACAACCGTTCAACGCTTTGTTCTcccagcagcaggagagaaacCAGCAGGAGAGCTGA
- the rbbp8 gene encoding DNA endonuclease RBBP8 isoform X1 has translation MSSPGPSSGTNGPDQLFEDLWRRLGECHRDALQELEAKVSRLKKERCLDAQRLEVFYNRNQQLKEQNKSLQDAVGLLEERLRAGECDRCATAEENLKSNRDQNLQLVANLENERNGLKDENRKLHAELQRLQVSRSEPRRSSTPQQEEGVIPDSPVLLGSLPAANKLRKRKNVVKSRHVRYAEVPLPQCDSSLFSGLSKEPADASKNPGRAEVLVPDTCELDTTQIPKDVKQCMEEAIAETCVLQRLDQHHAKTEWTAGQQSSSKTPWKKDVRLKPYCSSGWSTLIHSPDLTTERSPSLLPRVKRFSDDGSVNRAKRKKEEAEPEVQEDAKRGIQEGVDTQKEAKRTQPEPIKRSATPLSNQSFTKQLLDSKVQSALHGASSPRPSVSGASPAFKKPNGKVKGEGAGVGKKRNPLQDLNASPDQHEAEDAERKHKVEPTWSVDPALALSTYDSEWRGDEQEEIHGEPADTDCTWVSHSLLQCRDRGDSVSGLGQKANDSLDLMFDTTAYGEYKSYNGSQLGQSQPCDDDDDYDDEEEGEKDSGRDSPDKASAQSKARHPTFAHVAVVRKKDERRKLKGTTCKECEIYYAHLSEEEKQKKLSACSRHRFLYIPPCTPENFWEVGFPSTQTCIERGYIKEEKNPQVRSRRRQPFNALFSQQQERNQQES, from the exons ATGAGCAGCCCGGGACCGAGCAGCGGGACCAACGGACCGGATCAGCTCTTTGAAGATTTATGGCGACGGCTCGGAGAGTGCCACCGGGACGCGCTTCAAG AGCTGGAGGCAAAAGTGAGCAGGCTGAAAAAGGAGCGCTGTTT AGACGCCCAGAGGCTCGAGGTGTTTTACAATCGCAACCAGCAGCTGAAGGAGCAGAACAAGAGCCTGCAGGATGCCGTCGGTCTCTTGGAGGAAAG GCTGCGAGCAGGAGAGTGTGATCGGTGTGCCACCGCAGAGGAGAACCTGAAAAGCAACCGGGACCAGAATCTGCAGCTCGTCGCCAACCTGG AGAACGAAAGAAATGGCCTCAAGGATGAAAACCGAAAACTACATGCTGAACTGCAGCGGTTACAGGTGTCTCG CTCAGAGCCCCGGCGGTCCTCAACCCCACAACAGGAAGAAGGCGTCATCCCGGACTCGCCGGTCCTGCTGGGCTCGCTGCCCGCGGCgaacaaactgaggaaacgtAAAAATGTGGTCAAAAGCAGGCACGTCCGCTATGCAGAAGTGCCTCTACCGCAGTGCGACAGCTCGCTCTTCAGCG GGCTGAGTAAGGAGCCTGCTGATGCCTCAAAGAATCCCGGGAGAGCAGAAGTGCTCGTACCCGACACGTGTGAACTGGACACAACCCAAATCCCAA AAGACGTGAAGCAGTGTATGGAGGAGGCGATCGCAGAAACCTGTGTTCTCCAACGTCTTGACCAGCATCACGCG AAAACTGAATGGACTGCAGGGCAGCAGAGCAGCTCAAAAACTCCCTGGAAGAAAGATGTTCGTTTAAA GCCTTACTGCTCCTCCGGTTGGTCCACGCTGATCCACAGTCCAGACCTGACCACAGAAAGGTCCCCGTCTCTTCTGCCCCGGGTCAAGAGGTTTTCAGACGATGGCTCCGTTAACAGAGCAAAACGCAAGAAGGAGGAAGCTGAGCCGGAGGTGCAAGAGGACGCCAAACGCGGGATCCAGGAAGGGGTGGACACACAGAAGGAAGCCAAACGCACACAACCTGAACCGATCAAACGGAGCGCCACCCCTTTAAGCAATCAAAGCTTCACGAAGCAGCTACTGGACAGCAAG GTTCAGTCAGCACTACATGGGGCCTCCAGCCCAAGGCCAAGTGTTTCCGGTGCTAGTCCTGCCTTCAAGAAGCCAAACGGGAAGGTTAAAGGGGAAGGGGCCGGTGTTGGGAAGAAAAGGAACCCCCTGCAGGATCTGAACGCTTCACCTGACCAACATGAAGCAGAGGATG CCGAGAGGAAGCACAAGGTGGAGCCCACGTGGAGCGTGGACCCTGCACTCGCCCTGTCCACGTACGACAGTGAGTGGAGAGGAGACGAG CAAGAAGAGATTCACGGAGAACCGGCAGATACCGACTGCACTTGGGTCAGTCACAGCTTACTCCAGTGCCGGGACAGAGGGGACAGTGTGTCCG GGCTCGGCCAGAAGGCTAATGACAGTCTGGATTTGATGTTTGACACCACAGCTTACGGGGAGTACAAGTCTTACAACGGTTCACAACTAGGCCAGAGCCAGCCCTGTGACGACGACGACGACTacgatgatgaagaggagggcGAAAAGGACAGTG GACGAGATTCTCCCGACAAGGCTTCAGCTCAAAGTAAAGCACG ACACCCGACATTTGCGCACGTGGCAGTAGTTCGCAAGAAAGACGAGAGGAGAAAACTGAAGGGCACTACCTGCAAGGAATGTGAGATT tATTACGCTCATCtctcagaggaggaaaaacagaaaaagttgtCTGCGTGCTCGAGGCACCGCTTTCTTTACATTCCTCCCTGTACTCCTGAAAACTTCTGGGAAGTTGGATTCCcatcaacacaaacatgcatcGAAAGAG GTTATATCAAGGAAGAGAAGAATCCTCAGGTACGTTCACGGAGAAGACAACCGTTCAACGCTTTGTTCTcccagcagcaggagagaaacCAGCAGGAGAGCTGA
- the rbbp8 gene encoding DNA endonuclease RBBP8 isoform X4, with protein MSSPGPSSGTNGPDQLFEDLWRRLGECHRDALQELEAKVSRLKKERCLDAQRLEVFYNRNQQLKEQNKSLQDAVGLLEERLRAGECDRCATAEENLKSNRDQNLQLVANLENERNGLKDENRKLHAELQRLQVSRSEPRRSSTPQQEEGVIPDSPVLLGSLPAANKLRKRKNVVKSRHVRYAEVPLPQCDSSLFSGLSKEPADASKNPGRAEVLVPDTCELDTTQIPKDVKQCMEEAIAETCVLQRLDQHHAKTEWTAGQQSSSKTPWKKDVRLKPYCSSGWSTLIHSPDLTTERSPSLLPRVKRFSDDGSVNRAKRKKEEAEPEVQEDAKRGIQEGVDTQKEAKRTQPEPIKRSATPLSNQSFTKQLLDSKVQSALHGASSPRPSVSGASPAFKKPNGKVKGEGAGVGKKRNPLQDLNASPDQHEAEDAERKHKVEPTWSVDPALALSTYDSEWRGDEQEEIHGEPADTDCTWVSHSLLQCRDRGDSVSGLGQKANDSLDLMFDTTAYGEYKSYNGSQLGQSQPCDDDDDYDDEEEGEKDSGRDSPDKASAQSKARLTEARGKEQTGCRSHRHCQFPAT; from the exons ATGAGCAGCCCGGGACCGAGCAGCGGGACCAACGGACCGGATCAGCTCTTTGAAGATTTATGGCGACGGCTCGGAGAGTGCCACCGGGACGCGCTTCAAG AGCTGGAGGCAAAAGTGAGCAGGCTGAAAAAGGAGCGCTGTTT AGACGCCCAGAGGCTCGAGGTGTTTTACAATCGCAACCAGCAGCTGAAGGAGCAGAACAAGAGCCTGCAGGATGCCGTCGGTCTCTTGGAGGAAAG GCTGCGAGCAGGAGAGTGTGATCGGTGTGCCACCGCAGAGGAGAACCTGAAAAGCAACCGGGACCAGAATCTGCAGCTCGTCGCCAACCTGG AGAACGAAAGAAATGGCCTCAAGGATGAAAACCGAAAACTACATGCTGAACTGCAGCGGTTACAGGTGTCTCG CTCAGAGCCCCGGCGGTCCTCAACCCCACAACAGGAAGAAGGCGTCATCCCGGACTCGCCGGTCCTGCTGGGCTCGCTGCCCGCGGCgaacaaactgaggaaacgtAAAAATGTGGTCAAAAGCAGGCACGTCCGCTATGCAGAAGTGCCTCTACCGCAGTGCGACAGCTCGCTCTTCAGCG GGCTGAGTAAGGAGCCTGCTGATGCCTCAAAGAATCCCGGGAGAGCAGAAGTGCTCGTACCCGACACGTGTGAACTGGACACAACCCAAATCCCAA AAGACGTGAAGCAGTGTATGGAGGAGGCGATCGCAGAAACCTGTGTTCTCCAACGTCTTGACCAGCATCACGCG AAAACTGAATGGACTGCAGGGCAGCAGAGCAGCTCAAAAACTCCCTGGAAGAAAGATGTTCGTTTAAA GCCTTACTGCTCCTCCGGTTGGTCCACGCTGATCCACAGTCCAGACCTGACCACAGAAAGGTCCCCGTCTCTTCTGCCCCGGGTCAAGAGGTTTTCAGACGATGGCTCCGTTAACAGAGCAAAACGCAAGAAGGAGGAAGCTGAGCCGGAGGTGCAAGAGGACGCCAAACGCGGGATCCAGGAAGGGGTGGACACACAGAAGGAAGCCAAACGCACACAACCTGAACCGATCAAACGGAGCGCCACCCCTTTAAGCAATCAAAGCTTCACGAAGCAGCTACTGGACAGCAAG GTTCAGTCAGCACTACATGGGGCCTCCAGCCCAAGGCCAAGTGTTTCCGGTGCTAGTCCTGCCTTCAAGAAGCCAAACGGGAAGGTTAAAGGGGAAGGGGCCGGTGTTGGGAAGAAAAGGAACCCCCTGCAGGATCTGAACGCTTCACCTGACCAACATGAAGCAGAGGATG CCGAGAGGAAGCACAAGGTGGAGCCCACGTGGAGCGTGGACCCTGCACTCGCCCTGTCCACGTACGACAGTGAGTGGAGAGGAGACGAG CAAGAAGAGATTCACGGAGAACCGGCAGATACCGACTGCACTTGGGTCAGTCACAGCTTACTCCAGTGCCGGGACAGAGGGGACAGTGTGTCCG GGCTCGGCCAGAAGGCTAATGACAGTCTGGATTTGATGTTTGACACCACAGCTTACGGGGAGTACAAGTCTTACAACGGTTCACAACTAGGCCAGAGCCAGCCCTGTGACGACGACGACGACTacgatgatgaagaggagggcGAAAAGGACAGTG GACGAGATTCTCCCGACAAGGCTTCAGCTCAAAGTAAAGCACG GTTAACAGAGGCGAGAGGAAAAGAGCAGACAGGCTGCAGATCTCACAGACACTGTCAGTTTCCCGCAACCTGA